One Phocaeicola dorei genomic region harbors:
- a CDS encoding radical SAM mobile pair protein B, whose product MNMDTIKEIDVKSVMTKSSLPVGGYSVNPYVGCPHACRYCYASFMKRFTGHTEPWGTFLDVKNWKPITNPHKYDGERVVIGSVTDGYNPYEEEFHRTRRLLEELRGSDAEIMICTKSDLVLRDLDLLKSFPKVTVSWSVNTLDEQFCADMDNAVSIERRLKAMRQTYEAGIRTVCFVSPIFPRITDVKAIIEEVKDYADLIWLENLNLRGQFKGGIMTYIREKYPDLIPLYEEIYNKKRLEYWQALEQDISNYAKEQGFPYRINDLPYGRSEKGKPVIVNYFYHEKIRLTK is encoded by the coding sequence ATGAATATGGATACAATAAAGGAAATAGATGTAAAGAGTGTAATGACCAAATCCTCTCTGCCGGTGGGAGGATATTCGGTCAACCCTTATGTAGGGTGTCCCCACGCCTGCAGGTATTGCTACGCATCGTTCATGAAACGGTTCACCGGGCACACCGAGCCGTGGGGTACGTTTTTAGATGTAAAAAACTGGAAGCCGATAACGAATCCTCATAAATACGACGGTGAACGTGTTGTAATAGGGTCTGTGACGGACGGTTACAATCCGTATGAAGAAGAATTCCACCGTACCCGAAGGCTGCTCGAAGAGCTGCGAGGAAGCGATGCCGAGATTATGATATGCACAAAGTCCGATCTTGTCCTTCGCGATCTCGACCTGTTGAAGAGTTTTCCCAAAGTGACTGTGTCATGGTCTGTCAATACGCTCGACGAGCAGTTCTGCGCAGATATGGACAACGCCGTAAGCATTGAACGCCGTCTGAAAGCGATGCGTCAGACATACGAGGCAGGTATCCGCACCGTATGCTTCGTCTCGCCCATATTCCCCAGAATAACAGACGTGAAGGCAATAATAGAGGAGGTAAAAGATTATGCTGATTTAATCTGGCTTGAAAACCTGAATTTACGCGGGCAGTTCAAAGGCGGGATAATGACGTATATCCGTGAGAAGTATCCTGACCTCATACCGCTTTACGAGGAAATTTACAATAAAAAAAGGCTTGAATACTGGCAGGCATTGGAGCAGGACATTTCAAATTACGCCAAGGAGCAGGGCTTCCCGTATCGTATAAACGATCTGCCATACGGACGCTCGGAAAAAGGCAAACCTGTCATCGTAAACTACTTCTACCACGAAAAAATACGATTGACAAAATGA
- a CDS encoding TlpA family protein disulfide reductase: MKKFMSLMLLVCACLLSQPVKAQQVTPDNAGYIVKVGDMAPDFEMELTDGQKVKLSDLRGKVVMLQFTASWCGVCRKEMPFIEKDIWLKHKDNKAFALFGVDRDEPLETVVAFAKRTGVTYPLALDPGADIFARYADRKAGITRNVLIDKAGKIVMLTRLYNEEEFSSLCKKIDEMLGEK; the protein is encoded by the coding sequence ATGAAGAAGTTTATGAGTCTGATGTTGCTGGTTTGCGCATGTTTGCTGAGCCAGCCGGTGAAGGCACAACAGGTTACTCCTGATAATGCTGGTTATATAGTAAAGGTAGGGGATATGGCTCCCGATTTTGAAATGGAGCTGACAGACGGACAGAAAGTAAAACTCTCTGATTTGCGTGGCAAGGTAGTGATGCTTCAGTTCACTGCCAGTTGGTGTGGAGTTTGCCGAAAGGAGATGCCTTTTATTGAAAAAGATATCTGGTTGAAACATAAGGATAATAAAGCGTTTGCTCTCTTTGGAGTGGATCGGGACGAACCTTTGGAAACTGTAGTGGCTTTTGCCAAACGTACCGGCGTGACCTATCCGTTGGCCCTTGATCCGGGGGCTGATATTTTTGCCAGATATGCGGATCGTAAGGCGGGTATCACCCGTAATGTGTTGATTGACAAAGCGGGCAAGATTGTCATGCTGACCCGTTTGTACAATGAAGAGGAATTTTCTTCTTTGTGCAAGAAGATAGATGAAATGTTGGGAGAAAAATAA
- a CDS encoding sigma-54-dependent transcriptional regulator, with protein sequence MDKTRIIVVEDNIVYCEFVCNLLAREGFRTVQAYHLSTAKKLLQQASDGDIVVSDLRLPDGDGIDLLRWMRKEGMTQPLIIMTNYAEVHTAVESMELGSLDYIPKQLVEDKLMPLLHTILKERSIGRNRMPVFARDSSAFQKIMQQIRLVAPTDMSVLIFGENGTGKEHIAHHLHDKSKRAGKPFVPVDCGSLSKDLAPSAFFGHVKGAFTGADSTKKGYFNEAEGGTLFLDEVGNLALETQQMLLRAIQERRYRPIGDKTDKSFNVRIIAATNEDLEKAVIEKRFRQDLLYRLHDFEITVPPLRDCQEDIMPLAEFFREIANNEFECSVTGFDAEARKTLLTHPWPGNVRELRQKIMGAVLQAQTGVVMKEHLELAVTKPTSPVSFALRNDAEDKERILRALKQANGNRKVAAELLGIGRTTLYSKLEEYGLKYKFQQS encoded by the coding sequence ATGGATAAAACAAGAATCATCGTGGTGGAGGACAATATCGTGTATTGCGAGTTTGTCTGCAACCTGCTGGCACGGGAAGGATTCCGTACCGTGCAGGCTTACCACCTCTCGACCGCGAAGAAACTTCTGCAACAAGCCTCAGACGGGGACATCGTGGTTTCTGACCTACGACTACCCGACGGTGACGGCATCGACCTATTACGATGGATGCGCAAGGAAGGCATGACACAACCGTTAATCATCATGACCAACTATGCCGAAGTGCATACGGCAGTCGAAAGTATGGAACTCGGCTCGCTGGACTATATCCCCAAGCAGCTTGTGGAGGATAAACTTATGCCTCTGCTTCATACCATCCTGAAAGAACGGAGTATCGGACGAAATCGTATGCCCGTTTTTGCCCGTGACAGTTCCGCCTTTCAGAAAATCATGCAACAGATAAGATTAGTTGCCCCTACTGATATGAGCGTGCTGATATTCGGAGAGAACGGCACGGGCAAGGAGCATATCGCCCACCATCTGCATGATAAGAGCAAAAGGGCAGGGAAACCGTTTGTGCCTGTGGACTGCGGTTCACTCTCCAAAGACCTTGCGCCCTCGGCATTCTTCGGACATGTCAAAGGCGCGTTTACGGGTGCGGACAGCACAAAGAAAGGATACTTCAATGAGGCAGAGGGTGGCACATTGTTCTTGGATGAGGTAGGCAATCTCGCATTGGAAACCCAGCAGATGTTACTCCGTGCCATACAGGAACGGAGATACCGCCCTATAGGTGACAAGACGGACAAGAGCTTCAATGTCCGCATCATCGCCGCCACCAACGAGGATCTGGAGAAAGCGGTCATTGAAAAACGTTTCCGACAGGATTTGCTGTACCGTTTGCACGACTTCGAGATAACTGTTCCGCCCTTGCGTGACTGTCAGGAGGACATCATGCCGTTGGCGGAGTTCTTCCGTGAGATTGCCAACAATGAATTCGAATGTAGCGTGACTGGGTTCGATGCGGAAGCCCGTAAGACATTGCTGACCCATCCGTGGCCGGGTAATGTCCGTGAGCTTCGGCAGAAGATAATGGGCGCGGTGTTGCAGGCACAGACGGGAGTTGTCATGAAAGAGCATCTGGAACTTGCCGTAACGAAACCGACCTCACCTGTCAGCTTCGCCTTGCGAAACGATGCGGAGGACAAGGAACGCATCTTACGCGCGTTGAAGCAGGCAAACGGAAACCGCAAGGTTGCCGCCGAATTGCTCGGAATCGGACGTACAACGCTGTATAGCAAGTTGGAAGAGTATGGATTAAAGTATAAATTTCAGCAATCATAG
- a CDS encoding ribonuclease E/G gives MTSELVVDVQPKEISIALLEDKALVEFQKEGRSASFNVGNMYLGRVKKLMPGLNACFVDVGFEKDAFLHYLDLGPQFHSYQKYLKQVLSDRKKLFPITKATMLPDIEKEGTVSTTLQQGQEVIVQIVKEPISTKGPRLTCELSFAGRYLVLIPFNDKVSVSQKIKSSEERARLKQLLQSIKPKNFGVIVRTVAEGKRVAELDAELKVLLKHWEETITKVQKAPKLPALVYEETSRTVAMLRDLFNPSYENIYVNDETVFHEIKDYVSLIAPERAEIVKLYKGQLPIFDNFGITKQIKSSFGKTISYKSGAYLIIEHTEALHVVDVNSGNRSKSANGQEANALDVNLGAADELARQLRLRDMGGIIVVDFIDMNLAENRQKLYERMCQNMQKDRAKHNILPLSKFGLMQITRQRVRPAMDVNTNETCPTCFGKGSIKPSILFTDTLESKIDYLVNKLKIKRFTLYIHPYIAAYVNQGLVSLKRKWQMKYGFGIKIIPDQSLAFLQYRFTDVHGEEIDMKEEIEIK, from the coding sequence GTGACAAGCGAACTAGTAGTAGACGTACAACCCAAAGAGATTTCCATCGCACTCCTTGAAGATAAAGCGTTGGTGGAATTTCAGAAAGAAGGGAGAAGTGCTTCCTTCAATGTGGGAAATATGTATTTGGGACGGGTAAAGAAACTGATGCCCGGCCTTAATGCCTGTTTCGTGGATGTCGGCTTTGAAAAAGATGCTTTTCTTCATTATCTAGACCTAGGTCCTCAATTTCATTCTTATCAGAAGTATCTGAAGCAAGTTTTAAGCGACCGTAAAAAACTTTTTCCCATCACAAAAGCTACTATGCTGCCTGATATCGAAAAGGAAGGGACGGTTTCAACCACCCTCCAGCAAGGTCAGGAAGTTATTGTGCAGATTGTAAAGGAACCTATCTCGACCAAGGGGCCCAGACTAACCTGCGAATTGTCATTCGCCGGACGTTATTTGGTATTAATCCCTTTCAACGACAAGGTTTCGGTATCACAAAAAATTAAATCGAGCGAAGAACGCGCCCGTCTGAAACAGTTATTGCAAAGCATCAAACCGAAAAACTTCGGAGTGATTGTACGCACCGTAGCGGAAGGCAAAAGGGTGGCCGAGCTTGATGCAGAGCTTAAAGTCTTGCTGAAACATTGGGAAGAAACAATCACTAAAGTACAGAAGGCTCCCAAACTGCCGGCATTAGTATACGAAGAGACCAGCCGCACGGTAGCCATGTTGCGCGATCTTTTCAATCCGTCTTATGAGAACATCTATGTGAACGATGAAACGGTGTTCCATGAGATTAAGGATTATGTATCACTTATCGCCCCTGAACGGGCCGAAATCGTAAAACTGTACAAAGGTCAGCTTCCCATATTCGACAACTTCGGTATTACCAAACAAATCAAATCCTCTTTCGGAAAAACCATTTCGTATAAGAGTGGAGCTTACCTGATTATTGAACACACAGAAGCGCTTCATGTAGTGGATGTCAATAGCGGAAACCGCTCCAAATCTGCCAACGGGCAGGAGGCTAACGCATTGGATGTAAACCTGGGTGCCGCCGACGAACTGGCACGCCAGTTAAGATTGCGTGATATGGGTGGCATTATCGTGGTTGACTTCATTGACATGAATCTAGCAGAGAACCGGCAGAAACTGTACGAACGTATGTGCCAAAACATGCAGAAAGACAGAGCAAAACATAACATTCTGCCCCTCAGTAAATTTGGATTGATGCAAATTACCCGCCAACGCGTGCGTCCTGCCATGGATGTCAACACCAATGAAACCTGCCCCACCTGCTTCGGGAAAGGTAGCATAAAGCCATCCATCCTTTTCACGGATACTTTGGAGAGTAAGATTGATTACCTAGTCAACAAATTGAAGATAAAGAGATTTACGCTGTACATCCATCCGTACATCGCAGCATACGTGAACCAGGGACTGGTTTCCCTGAAGCGCAAATGGCAAATGAAGTACGGATTCGGAATAAAGATTATCCCCGACCAAAGTCTGGCCTTCCTGCAATATCGGTTCACCGATGTTCACGGTGAGGAGATAGACATGAAAGAGGAAATTGAAATCAAGTAA
- a CDS encoding N-acetylmuramoyl-L-alanine amidase yields MRVSVLFVTFLFFVLSPLLAKKKPRTGKESLFGKEYATYQITSNELSGACFYLVSGHGGPDPGAIGIYQGRQLHEDEYAYDIILRLARELLSRGAKVHIIIQDKKDGIRDGHVLANSKRETCMGDPIPLNQVARLKQRCDWVNKLYRKDKSNYKRAVFIHVDSRSQGQQTDVFFYNAPKSIKGKRLANNLHRTFDKKYDKHQPNRGFRGTVSERNLYVLRNTTPVAVFLELGNIRNKRDQQRLVLKNNRQALANWIAEGIVKDYKQGK; encoded by the coding sequence ATGAGGGTATCGGTACTATTTGTTACATTTTTATTTTTTGTTCTATCACCGCTTCTGGCAAAGAAAAAGCCTCGTACCGGCAAGGAGTCTTTATTTGGAAAGGAGTATGCCACCTATCAGATTACATCTAATGAATTAAGCGGAGCTTGTTTTTATTTGGTGAGTGGGCACGGAGGTCCTGATCCTGGGGCCATCGGTATCTATCAGGGGCGTCAGTTGCATGAGGATGAGTATGCATACGATATTATTCTGCGGTTGGCACGTGAGTTGTTGTCACGCGGTGCGAAGGTACATATTATCATTCAAGATAAGAAGGATGGTATTCGTGACGGTCATGTCCTGGCAAACAGTAAGCGTGAAACTTGCATGGGAGACCCTATTCCCTTGAATCAGGTGGCTCGTTTGAAGCAACGTTGTGACTGGGTGAATAAACTATATCGGAAGGATAAGAGCAATTACAAACGAGCTGTATTTATTCATGTGGACAGTCGCAGCCAGGGACAGCAGACGGATGTGTTTTTTTATAACGCTCCTAAGAGTATAAAGGGCAAGCGGTTGGCCAACAACTTGCACCGTACCTTTGATAAGAAATATGACAAGCATCAGCCCAACCGTGGTTTTCGCGGGACGGTGAGTGAACGTAATTTGTATGTATTGCGTAATACTACTCCTGTAGCGGTGTTTCTGGAATTGGGAAATATCCGGAACAAGCGTGACCAACAGCGGCTGGTTCTGAAGAATAACCGTCAGGCATTGGCAAATTGGATTGCGGAGGGAATAGTGAAAGACTATAAGCAAGGCAAATAA
- the gldE gene encoding gliding motility-associated protein GldE: MDPDSYLCRLADLFDGVTVTAPTIGAIIAILLAVLLLYASGFVSASEIAFFSLSPVDLSEIEEGKHTSDRRISALLNDSERLLATILISNNFVNVTIIMLCNYFFASTIHFGNSVILEFLLITVVLTFLLLLFGEIMPKIYSAQNTLKFCRKAAPAISFLKKFFSPLSALLVRSSFLVNRCVAKRNYNISVDELSQALELTDKSEISEESNILEGIIRFGEETAKEVMTSRLDMVDLEINTPYSEVLKCIVENAYSRIPVYAESRDNIKGILYIKDLLPHLGKGDNFRWQTLVRPAYFVPETKMIDDLLRDFQANKIHIAIVVDEFGGTSGIVTMEDIIEEIVGEINDEYDDEERTYVKLNDRTYIFEAKTLLSDFYKIMKADPALFEKVEGDADTLAGLLLEIKGEFPVLHERLDYGNYHFEVLEMNTRRILKVKVIIDPSHSMEMEEGKK; encoded by the coding sequence TTGGACCCTGACTCGTATTTATGCCGCTTGGCGGATTTATTTGACGGTGTAACCGTAACGGCTCCTACCATAGGAGCCATCATAGCTATCTTATTAGCTGTTTTATTGTTGTATGCCTCAGGCTTTGTGTCTGCTTCGGAAATAGCTTTCTTTTCCCTTTCACCTGTTGATTTAAGTGAGATAGAGGAAGGAAAACATACTTCGGACAGGCGTATCAGCGCCCTGCTGAATGATTCCGAACGCTTGTTAGCGACTATTCTTATCTCTAATAATTTTGTCAATGTAACCATTATCATGCTGTGCAATTATTTTTTTGCCAGCACCATACACTTTGGAAATTCCGTGATTCTGGAATTCCTGCTAATAACGGTTGTCCTTACTTTTCTGCTATTGCTTTTCGGTGAAATCATGCCTAAAATTTATTCGGCACAGAACACGTTGAAGTTTTGCCGTAAGGCAGCTCCTGCCATTTCTTTTTTAAAGAAATTCTTTTCACCTTTGTCGGCATTGCTGGTCCGTTCTTCCTTTTTGGTGAACAGATGTGTGGCAAAAAGGAATTATAATATTTCTGTCGACGAGCTTTCACAGGCTTTGGAATTGACGGACAAGAGTGAGATTTCAGAGGAAAGCAATATTCTAGAAGGTATTATCCGTTTTGGTGAGGAAACGGCCAAGGAAGTGATGACTTCCCGGCTGGATATGGTGGACTTGGAAATCAATACCCCTTATTCCGAAGTGTTGAAATGCATCGTGGAAAATGCCTATTCCCGTATTCCGGTATATGCCGAATCGCGGGATAATATAAAGGGGATTCTTTACATAAAGGATTTGCTTCCTCATTTGGGCAAAGGCGACAACTTTCGTTGGCAAACATTGGTCCGTCCCGCTTACTTTGTGCCTGAAACAAAGATGATTGATGACCTTTTGCGTGATTTTCAGGCAAACAAGATCCATATTGCCATCGTTGTCGATGAGTTTGGAGGTACTTCGGGTATTGTTACAATGGAGGATATCATCGAGGAGATTGTGGGAGAGATTAATGATGAATACGATGATGAAGAGCGTACGTATGTGAAACTGAATGACCGTACCTATATATTCGAGGCAAAAACCTTACTGTCCGATTTTTATAAAATTATGAAAGCTGATCCCGCTCTTTTCGAGAAAGTGGAAGGAGATGCGGACACTTTGGCCGGGTTGTTGCTGGAAATAAAAGGGGAGTTTCCTGTATTGCACGAGCGGTTGGATTACGGGAATTATCATTTTGAGGTACTTGAAATGAATACGCGCCGCATTTTGAAAGTAAAAGTTATCATTGACCCTTCCCACTCCATGGAAATGGAAGAAGGAAAGAAATAG
- the mutY gene encoding A/G-specific adenine glycosylase, producing MENFSRKLIDWYRENGRDLPWRRTKNPYLIWISEIILQQTRVAQGYDYYQRFVTRFPDVFALAAADEDEVMKYWQGLGYYSRARNLHAAARRMAEAGGFPVTYAGVRALKGVGEYTAAAICSFAYDMPYAVVDGNVYRVLSRWLGIDTPIDSTEGKKLFVRIADELLDCECPGLYNQAIMDFGALQCTPVAPDCLFCPLSDSCVARLKGIASFLPVKQHKIKVTNRYFNYIYVRMGAYTFIHKRSGNDIWKNLYEPPLVETDREWTEEELYASPQFRGMLSGGEEPIVRLVRKGVKHVLSHRVIYANFYEVILPENSASFAKYQRISVEDLHKFAVSRLVNQFFSLILEPNN from the coding sequence ATGGAGAATTTTAGCAGAAAATTGATAGATTGGTACAGGGAAAACGGACGTGATTTGCCGTGGAGAAGGACAAAAAATCCTTATTTGATATGGATTTCGGAGATTATTCTACAACAAACCCGTGTGGCTCAGGGATATGATTACTATCAACGTTTCGTGACTCGTTTTCCTGATGTGTTCGCACTGGCTGCAGCCGATGAGGATGAGGTGATGAAATATTGGCAGGGGCTGGGGTACTATTCTCGTGCGAGAAATTTGCATGCTGCGGCCAGAAGGATGGCAGAGGCAGGAGGGTTTCCTGTAACATACGCCGGGGTGCGTGCTTTGAAAGGAGTGGGGGAATATACGGCGGCGGCTATTTGTTCATTTGCTTACGATATGCCATACGCTGTGGTGGATGGTAATGTGTACCGGGTACTGTCCCGCTGGTTGGGCATTGATACTCCCATTGATTCGACGGAAGGAAAGAAACTGTTTGTCCGGATTGCCGATGAGTTGCTGGACTGTGAGTGTCCCGGTCTCTATAACCAGGCTATCATGGATTTTGGAGCTTTGCAGTGTACTCCGGTGGCGCCCGACTGCCTGTTTTGTCCGCTAAGCGATTCTTGTGTGGCGCGCCTGAAGGGGATTGCCAGCTTTTTGCCTGTGAAGCAACATAAAATCAAGGTGACCAATCGTTATTTTAATTATATATATGTACGCATGGGCGCGTATACCTTTATACATAAGCGCAGCGGAAATGATATATGGAAAAATTTGTATGAACCGCCTTTGGTAGAAACAGATCGTGAATGGACGGAAGAGGAACTGTATGCATCGCCACAGTTTCGCGGGATGCTGTCCGGGGGAGAGGAGCCCATAGTGCGGCTGGTGCGGAAAGGGGTGAAGCACGTGTTGTCCCACCGGGTGATTTACGCAAATTTTTATGAAGTGATTCTCCCTGAGAATTCGGCTTCTTTTGCGAAGTATCAGAGAATAAGCGTGGAAGATTTGCATAAATTTGCCGTATCGCGTTTGGTGAATCAGTTTTTTTCGCTAATTTTGGAGCCTAATAATTAA
- a CDS encoding HU family DNA-binding protein has protein sequence MTKADIVNEITKNTGIDKVTVLTTLEAFMDTVKDSLSKEENVYLRGFGSFVVKKRAQKTARNISKNTTIIIPEHNIPAFKPAKTFTLSVKK, from the coding sequence ATGACTAAAGCAGATATCGTAAACGAAATTACGAAAAATACCGGTATTGACAAGGTGACAGTGTTAACCACACTTGAGGCTTTCATGGATACAGTAAAGGATTCATTGTCTAAAGAGGAAAATGTGTACCTGCGTGGTTTTGGAAGTTTTGTAGTAAAGAAAAGAGCTCAGAAGACTGCTCGCAATATTTCAAAGAACACTACAATCATTATTCCGGAGCACAATATTCCGGCATTTAAACCAGCTAAGACATTTACATTATCAGTAAAGAAATAA
- a CDS encoding single-stranded DNA-binding protein, with translation MSVNKVILIGNVGKDPDVRYLDTGIAVATFSLATTDRAYTLQNGTQVPERTEWHNIVLWRGLAQTAEKYVRKGDKLYIEGKIRSRSYDDQNGIKRTIVEIFADNMEMLTPRNASQQPGTGYVQAQAVSRQQMSAQVAPQQQQTSDNSLTDDLPF, from the coding sequence ATGTCAGTAAATAAAGTCATTTTGATTGGAAATGTAGGAAAGGACCCTGATGTGAGATATTTGGATACCGGCATTGCCGTTGCCACTTTCTCGTTGGCTACCACCGATCGTGCCTATACGTTGCAGAATGGAACACAGGTTCCCGAACGTACGGAATGGCATAATATCGTGTTATGGAGAGGGCTGGCTCAAACTGCGGAAAAATATGTCCGTAAGGGCGACAAACTCTATATAGAAGGAAAAATCCGTAGCCGTTCATACGATGATCAGAATGGTATAAAACGCACCATTGTCGAGATTTTTGCTGATAATATGGAGATGTTGACCCCGCGTAACGCCTCACAGCAACCGGGTACGGGATATGTGCAGGCACAAGCGGTATCCCGGCAGCAGATGTCTGCACAAGTAGCTCCGCAACAACAGCAAACTTCGGATAATAGCCTGACAGACGATTTACCTTTTTAA